Genomic window (Egicoccus halophilus):
TTGCTGTTGGACTTCTCCATGAACAGCCGGGTGCCGGTGCGGAACGCCGGGTCCGGGCCGATGTAGCCCTCCATCAGGACCATGTCCTGCTCGGCGACGTAGGCGTCCTGCTTGGCCGCCCACTGCTCGGCCTCGTCGCGCGCCATCACCTGCTTGCCGGTGGGGGCGTCGGAGACGAAGAAGGTCGAGGGCGTCAGTCGGGCCAGGATCCGAGCCTGGTAGTTCAGGTTGCCGAACTCGGTCTCGGTGACCCGTGGCATGAATTCGAGCACCCACTCCCGGAGCTCGGCCTGCGTGGGATTGGCGGTGACGGACGTGGCATTCGGCAACGCGAACGGCATGGTTCGGTGTTCCTCCCGGGAAGGTGCCCGGCCCTCCACCGGGCTGCGACCCTCGTGGACACGGTAGCGATCGTGCGGGGGTGCGCCCCAATCCGCGCAACGGCAGAGATCGGCCGATCCGTGCCGTTCTGGGCCGGTTCTCGACGTCCTCGGAACGATCGGGAACCGATCGTCCCACCGGCCGTCGGCGCTACGATCATGCCCGCCCGCCCGACGACGGGTGGTCCGCACGAGGAGCCCGAGTGCACGCCGAGGCATCGCCGGTCGTCGAGCTGTGCGGGGTCGGGGTACGGGTCGACGGGGCGAGGTTGCTGCACGGCGTGCAGTTGGCGCTGGCGGCCGGTGAGCACCTCGCGGTCCTCGGTCCCAACGGTTCGGGCAAGACCACGTTGCTGCGGGTGCTGTCGACCTATCGGTTCCCCTCGGACGGGGACGCGTCGGTCCTGGGTGTGCGTTTCGGCGCCGCGGACCTGCGTCCACTGCGGGCCAGCGTCGGCTTCGTCAGTACGGCCCTCGACGACCTGCTCCACGTGCGCGCCGACGCGCTGCCGTTGGTCGCGGCGGCGCGCCGTGGGAGCCTGTGGCCCGCGCCGGGGATCCTCGACGACCCGCAGGTGCGTGCCACGGCCCAGCGGGCGCTCGAGCGGGTCGGTGCGGGGCACCTCGCCGGTCGCCGCGTCGACACCCTGTCGCAGGGGGAGCGCCAGCGGGTGCGCATCGCCCGGGCGCTGGTCGCCGAACCGGCGCTGCTGCTGCTGGACGAGCCGTTCGCCGGTCTGGATCTCGGCGGTCGGGAGTCGCTGCTGCGTGATCTCGACGCGCTGCTGGACGAACCGGGAGGGCCGACGACCGTGCTGGTCACCCATCACCTCGAGGAGTTGCCGCGCGGCATCCGCCGCGCGCTGCTGCTGCGCGAGGGGACCGTCGTGGCTCAGGGGCCGGTGGGCGAGGTGCTGCGGAACGGACCGGTGTCGGCCTGCTTCGGCCTGCCCGTCGCGGTGGAGTCGGTGGGCGGCAGGTTCACCGCGCGTGCGGTCACCGCCACCTGAGGCACCCGGCACTGGCGCGCCAGGTGAGGCTCACCTAATCTACGGGCGTCGCCGACCCGGCCGTCGCGCCGGTTCCACGAGGTCCGCCGTGTACGTCTGCCACTGCAACGTCGTGAGTGACCGCCACATCCGGGCAGCGATCGCTGCGGGGGCGGTCGACGTCGACGGCGTGAGCGATGCCTGCGGGGCCGCAACGGTGTGCGGCGGCTGCGTCCCGACCATCGAGGACCTGCTCGCCGAGGCCGCCGCGGCGATCCGGCAGCCCGACCTCGTCGGTCTGCGGCAGGCGGCACGGCGCGGCGGCGGGCACCGTGCACCCGTCCTGCCGGCAGCCGCCGTGGCGCGCCCGGCGGCCGGGTGACCTAGGGTGCGAGGTCCGAGCGCCGCGGCGTGCGGTGGCCCCTCGACCCGACGACCCCAGGAGCATGTCCATGCGTGGTGACGAGCGCGTTCTCGAGTTGCTCAACGACATCCTCACGTTCGAGCTGACGCTCATCAACCAGTACTGGCTCAACTACCGCATGCTGAACAACTGGGGCCTGTACGGGCTCGGCGAGGTGTTCAAGAAGTACTCCCTGGAGGAGATGGAGGACGCGGACAAGTACATCGACCGCATCCTGTTCCTCGACGGGCACCCCAACCTGCAGCGCATGAACACCGTGCAGATCGGGGAGAGTGCCCAGGAGATGCTGCAGCTCGCCATGGCCCGCGAGGCAGAAGCCGTCGACAAGCTCAACGCCGGTATCGCCCTGTGCCAGGAGGTCGGGGACAACGGCACCCGCGAGCTGCTCGCCGAGGCGCTGCGCGAGGAAGAGGAGCACCTCGACTTCTACGAGACCCAGCTCGACGCCATCGAGCTGGTCGGTCTGCAGGGCTGGCTCGCCAACTTCACGCTCGGCGCGAGCGAGGGCTGAGCGATCTCGACGACGGGTGCCCGCGGCGAGCTGCGCCGCGGGCACCGTCGTCTCGGCGGCCGTCGATGTGAGCAAGCGTTAACATCGACGACGGGAGCGCGGTCCGACCGGTGGCCGTGCGCTGTGCCGGAGGACTGAACATGCCCGAAGCCGTGATCGTCGCCGCCGCTCGAACGCCGATCGGCCGGGCCTTCAAGGGCTCGATGATCGAGCTGCGTCCCGACGACCTGACCGCGACCATCATCCAGGCGGCGATGGACCAGGTGCCGCAGCTGGCGCCGTCCGACGTCGTCGACGTGCACCTCGGTTGCGGCCTGCCCGGCGGGGAGCAGGGCTTCAACATGGCCCGCGTCGTGACGACCCTGCTCGGCTGGGAGGTTCCCGGCACGACCGTGACGCGTTACTGCTCGTCGTCGCTGCAGACCACCCGCATGGCGTTCCACGCCATCAAGGCCGGCGAGGGGGACGTGTTCGTCTCCGCCGGTGTCGAGCTGGTGTCCCGGTTCGTGAAGGGAAACTCCGACTCGTTGCCGGACACGCACAACCCCCGGTTCGCGGACGCCGAGGCACGCACCGAGCAGCGGGCGCAGCAGGGCGCCACGGGTTGGGAGGCGCCGGAGGGTCTGTCCGACATCTACATCCCCATGGGGCAGACGGCCGAGAACGTGGCCAGCATCAGGGGCATCTCGCGCGAGGAACAGGACGACTTCGCCTACGAGTCGCAGATGCGCTACGCCAAGGCCGACGCCGAAGGCTTCTGGGAGCGGGAGATCACCCCCATCGACCTCCCCAACGGGGAGACGATGACCCGGGACGACTCGCCGCGCCCGTCGACCGAACGCGACAAGCTCGCCGAGCTCCAACCGGTCTTCCGGCCCGACGGCACGGTCACCGCCGGCAATGCCTGCCCGCTCAACGACGGCGCGGCGGCGGTGGTCGTCATGAGCGACACCAAGGCGGCCGAGCTGGGCATCGAGCCGCTGGCCCGCATCGTGTCGACCGGGGTCTCGGCGCTCGACCCCGAGATCATGGGTCTCGGCCCGGTCGGCGCGATCCGTCAGGCGCTCGACCACGCCGGGATGAGCATCGGGGACATCGACATCGTCGAGATCAACGAGGCGTTCGCCGCGCAGGTGATCCCCTCGGCGCGTGAGCTGGGCATCGACATCGACCGGCTCAACCCGCACGGGGGGTCGATCGCCTGCGGGCACCCGTTCGGGATGACCGGGGCCCGCATCACCAACACGCTGCTCAACGGCCTGCGGCACCGCGACGCGACCTTCGGGATCGAGTCGATGTGCGTCGGCGGCGGCCAGGGCATGGCGATGGTCGTCGAGCGGTTGTCCTGAACCCGGACGGATCCGAGGTGGCCGCCGCCCCCGGGGCGCCGACCGTCCGGCTCGAGCGCTGGGACGGCCCGGCCGGCAGCGACGCGTTCGCCGGTCTGCGCGCGGACGTCGCCGCGTACGGTCACCTCGATCCGTTGGTCACCCTGCAGGGACTCAGCGCGGCCAGCGGTCTGCCCGTGGGGGCGCTGGTGCGTTACGTGCTCGCGCGATGGGCCAGCGGTGGCAGCGAGGGCGTCCTCGAGCTCGGGGTCTCCGGCGTCGACCACCTCGCCCGCCTGGTCGCCACGGCGGAGGAGGTCGGCGACGACGCGGCGCGGCTGGCGGCCTACGAAGGCATGCGCGAGGTCGTCGCGTGGTTGCGCGCGGGGCTCGATCCCGACGTGTCCTGACGGCCCCGCCGCGATTCAGCGGATGAGGCCGAGGCGGAAGGCGCGTGCGACGGCCCCGGTGCGGTCGGGAACGTCGAGCTTGACGAGCAGGTTCTGCACGTGGGTCTTGACCGTGCGCGCGGAGAGGCCGAGGCGCGTCCCCACCTGCTGGTTGGTGAGGCCCTCGGCCAGCAACTGCAGGACCTCGAGCTCACGCGGCGTCAGCGCCGACGCACCCGACTCGCGGGGTTCACTGCGCCAGCTCCCCGCCAGCTGCATCGCGATGGAGGGAGAGATCACCCGCTCGGCACGGGCGGTGCGCACCACGGCGTCGCGCAGTTCCTCTGCGGGGGCGCTCGTCAGCAGGAAGCTGTCGACCCCGGCGATGACGGCCTCGCGCAGATCGATCACCGTCGCACCGTCGGCGACCACGAGCACCCGCAGCGCGGGGTGCAGGGCCTTGGCGCTCGCGACCACCCGGAAGGTCTCCGGGTCGTCGTCGCGGAGTCCGGCGATCAGCACCGACGGTCGCAGCAACTGGATCCGGTCGACCGCGTCCTCGAGGCCGCACTCCCCGACGACCGACGACCCCGTGAGGATGGCGCGCAGGCCGGCACGGACCACCGGTCGCGCGTCACAGACCAGCAGCGTGGTCTCCGGCGAGGCCGGCACACCGACCGGCGGGAGGAGCTCTCCGGACACCGGGATGGTCGAGGCGACGGCGCTGCCCGAGTCGCCGGCAAGAGGGGCGCTGGGCTGCACGTGAGAACCTTCCGCGATCGGTCGGGGTATGGAACCTCCCGACCGCCCGTTCGGTGGCTCGCACGCGGGTGATCTTCTGCCGTAGTACCCCTCGCCCGGACGGACTAGGTCCTGCCTCGGTCGGCGCCCACCGGCGTCACGGCGTGCGGATGTCCTGCACCGTCACCGACAACGTCATGCCCGCCGGGGTTTCGAAGCTGACGGTGTCACCCGTCTTACGACCCAGGACCGCCCGGCCCATCGGCGAATCGGCCGACAGGATGTCGAACTCGTCGTGGTGGTCCTCGCGCGACCCGACGAGGTAGGTCTCCTCGTCGCCGTCGACATCGAGCGCCACGACCAGTCCCGGCCGCACCTCGTCGGTGTCCTGGGGCTGGCCGATGCGGGCATCACGCAGCAGCGACTCCAGCTGCCGGATGCGGGCTTCCATCTTGCCCTGCTCTTCCTTGGCCGAGTGGTACTCGGCGTTCTCCTTGAGGTCACCGTGGGCGCGGGCGGTCTCGATCTCCGCGGAGATGTGCTCGCGACCCTCGGTCTTGAGCGTCTCGAGCTCCTCGCTCAGACGGTCGTACGCCTCTTGGCTCAGCCACGTCTCGGCCACGGTTGGCACCTCGTGCTCGTCGACGGCAACGAAAGGGTCGTGCGGCGCATCGCCTGCGCGCCGCCACGACGAACGCCCGGACCGCGCGGCCCGGGCGTGAAGAGCCCTGACTCTAGCAGGCCGCACCCGTGGGCCGCCAATCGCGTGACCGGGCAGCCACGGGCGGCGAGTAGCATCCGCCACATGGGTGTCGCGGACGTGGCCTACCGGCTCTACGAACGACGGCTCGCCGACGAACTCGCCGGCGGGCCGTTGCCTCAGCACGTCGGGGTCATCCTCGACGGCAACCGTCGCTTCGCCCGGGAGCGTGGGCTCGACGACCCCAGCCACGGGCACGCGCTGGGGGCCGCCAAGATCGACCACTTCCTCGGCTGGTGCCTCGAGCTCGGCGTCCCCTACGTCACGCTGTGGCTGCTGTCGACCGACAACCTCGGTCGCGACCACCAGGAGGTCAGCCGGCTGCTCTCCATCATCGAGGAGACGGTCCACCGCCTCGCCGAGGACGGGCGCGGACTGCGCCTCACGGCCGTCGGCGCCCTGGACCTGCTGCCCGAGGACACCCGGACGGCGCTCACGGAGGTCGAGCGCGCCACGGCCGCGAACGACCGCCTGCGGGTGCAGGTCGCCGTCGGCTACGGCGGACGTCAGGAGATCGCCGACGCGCTGCGCAAGCTGCTGCTCGCCCGGGCCGACGAGGGCCGCACGCTCGAGGACGTCGCTGCGTCGCTGTGTCCCGAGGACATCGGTGACCACCTGTACACCACCGGACTGCCGGACCCCGACCTCATCATCCGGACCTCGGGCGAGGTCCGTCTCTCCGGGTTCCTGCTGTGGCAGTCGGCCCACAGCGAGTACTACTTCTGCGACGCCTACTGGCCCGACTTCCGCCGCGTCGACTTCCTCCGTGCCCTGCGTGACTATCAGCGTCGAACGCGCCGCTACGGCCGCTGAGCGGCCTCGCGGCGCGGCGGCCCGCGCACGCGCCGACGTCGAACGCGCCGCTACGGCCGCTGAGCGGCGTCAGGTCGCGGACGGGTGGCCCAGCGCCCGGCGGCCAGCGGCGAGCACGACGTCCGAGAGACGGTCCAGCGACGCCGAGCGCAGCTTCCACCGCTGCCAGAACAGCGGGACCTCGACGACCACGTCCGGGTCGACGACCTCGACGTCGTCGGCGAGCTCGGTCAGCTGCCACTCGGTCAGCATGCCCCATCCGAGCCCGCAGCGGACCGCCCGCTCGAACCCGTCCGACGAGGGCACGTGGGACGCCGGCGGCGCGGCCGCGTCCCCGCAGCGGGCCCGCAGCCAGCCGCGCTGCAGGTCGTCGCTGCGGTCGAAGTGGACCACCGGGGACCGCTGCAGGGCCTCGACCGTCGGTCCCTGGGGAAACCAGGTGCGCACGAACGCCGGCGTCGCCGCCGGGCGGTAGCGCATCGTCCCGAGCGGCGACGCGCGGCAACCGGCGACCGTCGCGGCCGCCGAGGTGACGGCCGCGACGACGGTCCCGTCGCGCAGCAGCGCGGCCGTCTCCTCCTCGTCGTGCCGATGCAGGTCGAAGGTCATCTCGTCGCGCAGCTCCGCCAGGGCAGGGACCAGCCAGGTCGCCAGCGAGTCGGCGTTGACCGCCAGGGCCAGCTCGACCGGGCCGCCGGCCTCGTCGGCGACCTCGGCGACGGCCTCGGCGGTCACCAGCTCGATCTGCCGTGCGAGGCGCAGCAGCATCCGTCCCGCCTCGGTGACCCGCACGGGCTTCGATCGCACCAGCACCACCCGTCCTGCCGACAACTCGAGCGCCTTGAGACGCTGGCTGATCGCCGACGGCGTGACGTGCAGGACACGGGCGGCACCGTCGAGCGACCCCTCGTCCACGGCTGCTCGCAGCGCACGCAGGTGCGCCAGGTCGACGTCCACGACAGTTCCTCTGATGTCACCGAAGAATGTTGCACTGTACTTATTCGGCGCGGTCGGTGAGCCTGTCGGGCATGGACATCTCCCTGTTGCTCCCCGTCGTCTCCGGTCTCGGCCTTGGGCTGGCGCTCATCGCCGCGATCGGTCCCCAGAACGCGTTCGTGCTCCGCCAGGGCCTGCTCGGCGAGCACGTCGCGGTCGTCGTCGCCCTGTGCGTGGCGTCGGACCTGCTGCTGATCTCCGCGGTGGTCGCCGGTGCCGGCGCCCTGCTCGAGCACGCCCCCGTCGTCACCCTGTTGCTGCGCTGGGCCGGCGGGCTCTACCTCGGCAGCTATGCCGTGCTCGCCGCCCGGCGGGCGCTGCGCTCCGCCGACCGGCTCGAGGTCACCCGGACCACCGGCGCGCCACGTCGGGCCATCGTGCTCACGACGCTGGCGCTGACCTGGCTGAACCCCCACTTCTACGTCGACACCGTGCTGGTGCTCGGGGCGGTCGCCGCCGCCCAGGGTGCCGATCGCTGGGCGTTCGGCGCCGGCGCGCTGCTGGCCAGCGTGCTGTGGTTCACGGGGCTGGGCGTGGCGGCCCGGCTGCTGCGCCCGCTGTTCGCCCATGCCGTCACCTGGCGGGTGCTGGACGCCTCGGTCGCCGTGGTCATGGGGATGCTGGCCGTCGGGGTGCTGCGCGGCTGAACGGCGGCGGCCGGGCAGGTCGGGGGCGGTCAGGTGCGGTGGCGGGACCGGGTGGCGACCCACACGAGGCTGCCGCTCGACAGCAGCACGAGGCCGCCGACGACGGCCACGCCCGGCAGTGTGAACGCCAGCACGACGCACAGGGCGACGCCACCGGCGGCCAACCCCCGGGGCCAGCGGCGTTCGTCGTCGCGCAGCGTCCAGGCCGAGGCGTTGGCCAGCGCGTAGTAGGTCAGCACGGCGAAGGAGCTGAACCCGATCGCACCGCGCAGGTCCGCGACCAGCAGGATCGCGCAGACCAGTGCGGCCGCCGTCAGCTCGGCCCGGTGCGGCGTGCGGCGACGGGGGTGCACCGCGTCGAGGACACCCGGCAGCTCGCGGCGGCGGGCCATCGACAACGCCGTCCGGCTCACGCCGGCGAGCAGCGAGAGCAGCACGCCGGCCGCGGCGATGGCCGCGCCGCCCCGCACCACGCCGGCGAGTGCGCCCAGCGGGCCCGCCTCGACCGCCGCGACCAACGGCGCCGGCGACGCGGCCAGGACCTGGGGGCCGACCGCCAGCAGCGCCGCGCTGAGCACCACCGCGTACACCACCACCACGATGCCGAGTGCGAGCGGGATCGCCTTCGGGATCGTGACGGTCGGGTCGCGGACCTCCTCGCCGAGCGTGGCGAGCCGCGCGTAGCCGGCGAAGGCGAAGAACAGCAGCCCGCCCGCCTGCAGGACCCCGTACGGGCCGGTTGGCAGGGTCGCGTCGAGCCGGGTCGGCGACGGGTCCCCGGCGAGTGCCGCGACGACCGCGAACGCCAGGGCCGCGAGCGTCAACGAGACGATGACCCGGCTCAGTCGGGCGGTCTTCTCGACGCCGAGGACGTTGACCGTCGCCATGGCCACGACCGCCGCGACGGCCACCGGACGCGCGGCGTCCGGTGCGACATGGGCGCCGAGGGTGAGCGCCATGGCGGCCAGGCTCGCCGTCTTGCCGACCACGAACGACCAGCCCGCCAGGAAGCCCCAGTAGTCGCCGAGCCGCTCGCGGGCGTAGACGTGGGTCCCGCCGGCCTGCGGGTACAGGGACGCGAGCTGCGCCGAGGAGGTCGCATTGGCGTAGGCGACCAGCGCGGCGAGTGCCAGCCCCACCAGCAGCCACGAGCCGGCCGCGGCCGCGGCCGGTCCCGGGGCGGCGAACACGCCGGCCCCGATCATGGCGCCGAGACCGACGACGACCGCGTCGGTGGTCGTCAGGCGGCGGGCGAGCGACTCCGACGGGCGAGTCATGCGGCGGGCGTCACCCCGAGCTCGTCGAGCAGGCCCCGGACCCGGCGTTCGATGTCGTCACGGATGGGGCGCACCGCCTCCACCCCCTGGCCGGCGGGGTCGGGCAGCTCCCAGTCCAGGTAGCGCGTGCCCGGCACGTAGGGGCACTCGTCGCCACAACCCATGGTGACGACCACATCCGTGCTCGCGAGCGCCTCGTCGGTCCAGCGCTGCGGCTGGGCGTCGGCGATGTCGATGCCGACCTCCTGCATGGCCTCCACGGCGGCGGGGTTGACCGCATCCGCGGGTCGGGAGCCGGCGGAGAGCACGCGGACGCCGTCGCCGGCGAGGGTGCGCAGCCACCCCGCGGCCATCTGGGAGCGCCCCGCGTTGTGGACGCACAGGAACAGCACGGTCGGGCGGTCGGCCATGGGTGCCTCGGTTCGGTCGACGGTTGCCGGCGTGCGCCGGCGTTTCCTCAACGGTAGTCGAGGCATCCTGCCGTCGCGGTGACCGGCGGTTGGCCGTCCGGTGAACGTCGGGCCGAAACGGGGGAGGTTGCGAGGAGTCGGCCGGGCCCGGCGCTAGCGTCGCCGGCGCGCGCCGAACGGCGTGCACCCGACGCGCCGGACGTCGCTTCGAGGGGCGGTACGGCGACCGAGACGATCGGGACGAACACGGTGCCGCATCTGCCACCCGACCACCTCTCCCGGGATTTCTTGACGGGGCTGCCGCCGACCTCGGGCCCGCTGCCGTCGATGCCCGACCGGCTGCCGGACGCGCTCGCCGTCCGCCCGGCACCCGCCGCGACCATCACCGCACTGCTCACGCCACCCCGATGGGGTGGCGTTCGTCGTTCCGGAGCCGACGGCGGTGCGCCGTCGCCGCGTTGGCCCTGGCTGGAGAGCTGCTCATGTCGACGATGACCCGTGCCACCACCCGGCCCCGCGCGCACCGGGGTGGGCGTACCTACGTGCTCGACACCTGCGTGCTGCTGGCGGACCCGAACGCGCTGTTCCGCTTCGACGAGCACGACGTCGTGCTCCCGTTGGTCGTGATCGAGGAACTCGACCGCAAGAAGACGCAGATGGACGACGTCGGACGCAACGCCCGGCTCGCCCTGCGTGCCATCGAGGATCTTCGGGTGCAGCAGCCCGGTGGGCTGCGCGACGCGCTGCCGCTGCCCTCGGGTGGGTCGGTGCGCATCGAGTCGAACCACGTCGACGTCCCGCTGCCCCCCTACCTCGACAAGGCGAAGGCGGACCACCGGATCCTGTGCGTCGCGATCGGTCTGCGCGGCACGCTGGTGACCAAGGACGCGGGGCTGCGGATCAAGGCGAGCCAGCTCGGGGTCGAGGTCGAGGACTACCGTGGCGACACCGCCCGCACCAGCGAGCACGACGTGGGCATCGTCGAGCTCGAGGTCGACCCCGCCTTCCTCGACGCCCTGCACCGCGACGGCAAGGCGGTCCTCGAGCGCGACGAGGTCGACCTGCGGCCCGCCGGCGGCGCCCTGTGGCCCAACGCGTGCCTGGTGCTCAAGGCGGGGCGCTCGTCGTCCGGGCTCGGTCGGGTCCTCGACGTCGACGACGAGGGCAGCGCG
Coding sequences:
- a CDS encoding ABC transporter ATP-binding protein translates to MHAEASPVVELCGVGVRVDGARLLHGVQLALAAGEHLAVLGPNGSGKTTLLRVLSTYRFPSDGDASVLGVRFGAADLRPLRASVGFVSTALDDLLHVRADALPLVAAARRGSLWPAPGILDDPQVRATAQRALERVGAGHLAGRRVDTLSQGERQRVRIARALVAEPALLLLDEPFAGLDLGGRESLLRDLDALLDEPGGPTTVLVTHHLEELPRGIRRALLLREGTVVAQGPVGEVLRNGPVSACFGLPVAVESVGGRFTARAVTAT
- a CDS encoding (2Fe-2S)-binding protein, whose amino-acid sequence is MYVCHCNVVSDRHIRAAIAAGAVDVDGVSDACGAATVCGGCVPTIEDLLAEAAAAIRQPDLVGLRQAARRGGGHRAPVLPAAAVARPAAG
- the bfr gene encoding bacterioferritin — protein: MRGDERVLELLNDILTFELTLINQYWLNYRMLNNWGLYGLGEVFKKYSLEEMEDADKYIDRILFLDGHPNLQRMNTVQIGESAQEMLQLAMAREAEAVDKLNAGIALCQEVGDNGTRELLAEALREEEEHLDFYETQLDAIELVGLQGWLANFTLGASEG
- a CDS encoding acetyl-CoA C-acetyltransferase, which produces MPEAVIVAAARTPIGRAFKGSMIELRPDDLTATIIQAAMDQVPQLAPSDVVDVHLGCGLPGGEQGFNMARVVTTLLGWEVPGTTVTRYCSSSLQTTRMAFHAIKAGEGDVFVSAGVELVSRFVKGNSDSLPDTHNPRFADAEARTEQRAQQGATGWEAPEGLSDIYIPMGQTAENVASIRGISREEQDDFAYESQMRYAKADAEGFWEREITPIDLPNGETMTRDDSPRPSTERDKLAELQPVFRPDGTVTAGNACPLNDGAAAVVVMSDTKAAELGIEPLARIVSTGVSALDPEIMGLGPVGAIRQALDHAGMSIGDIDIVEINEAFAAQVIPSARELGIDIDRLNPHGGSIACGHPFGMTGARITNTLLNGLRHRDATFGIESMCVGGGQGMAMVVERLS
- a CDS encoding DUF6027 family protein; this translates as MAAAPGAPTVRLERWDGPAGSDAFAGLRADVAAYGHLDPLVTLQGLSAASGLPVGALVRYVLARWASGGSEGVLELGVSGVDHLARLVATAEEVGDDAARLAAYEGMREVVAWLRAGLDPDVS
- a CDS encoding response regulator transcription factor, with product MQPSAPLAGDSGSAVASTIPVSGELLPPVGVPASPETTLLVCDARPVVRAGLRAILTGSSVVGECGLEDAVDRIQLLRPSVLIAGLRDDDPETFRVVASAKALHPALRVLVVADGATVIDLREAVIAGVDSFLLTSAPAEELRDAVVRTARAERVISPSIAMQLAGSWRSEPRESGASALTPRELEVLQLLAEGLTNQQVGTRLGLSARTVKTHVQNLLVKLDVPDRTGAVARAFRLGLIR
- a CDS encoding GreA/GreB family elongation factor; its protein translation is MAETWLSQEAYDRLSEELETLKTEGREHISAEIETARAHGDLKENAEYHSAKEEQGKMEARIRQLESLLRDARIGQPQDTDEVRPGLVVALDVDGDEETYLVGSREDHHDEFDILSADSPMGRAVLGRKTGDTVSFETPAGMTLSVTVQDIRTP
- a CDS encoding isoprenyl transferase, which codes for MGVADVAYRLYERRLADELAGGPLPQHVGVILDGNRRFARERGLDDPSHGHALGAAKIDHFLGWCLELGVPYVTLWLLSTDNLGRDHQEVSRLLSIIEETVHRLAEDGRGLRLTAVGALDLLPEDTRTALTEVERATAANDRLRVQVAVGYGGRQEIADALRKLLLARADEGRTLEDVAASLCPEDIGDHLYTTGLPDPDLIIRTSGEVRLSGFLLWQSAHSEYYFCDAYWPDFRRVDFLRALRDYQRRTRRYGR
- a CDS encoding ArgP/LysG family DNA-binding transcriptional regulator, coding for MDVDLAHLRALRAAVDEGSLDGAARVLHVTPSAISQRLKALELSAGRVVLVRSKPVRVTEAGRMLLRLARQIELVTAEAVAEVADEAGGPVELALAVNADSLATWLVPALAELRDEMTFDLHRHDEEETAALLRDGTVVAAVTSAAATVAGCRASPLGTMRYRPAATPAFVRTWFPQGPTVEALQRSPVVHFDRSDDLQRGWLRARCGDAAAPPASHVPSSDGFERAVRCGLGWGMLTEWQLTELADDVEVVDPDVVVEVPLFWQRWKLRSASLDRLSDVVLAAGRRALGHPSAT
- a CDS encoding LysE/ArgO family amino acid transporter, translating into MSLSGMDISLLLPVVSGLGLGLALIAAIGPQNAFVLRQGLLGEHVAVVVALCVASDLLLISAVVAGAGALLEHAPVVTLLLRWAGGLYLGSYAVLAARRALRSADRLEVTRTTGAPRRAIVLTTLALTWLNPHFYVDTVLVLGAVAAAQGADRWAFGAGALLASVLWFTGLGVAARLLRPLFAHAVTWRVLDASVAVVMGMLAVGVLRG
- a CDS encoding APC family permease — translated: MTRPSESLARRLTTTDAVVVGLGAMIGAGVFAAPGPAAAAAGSWLLVGLALAALVAYANATSSAQLASLYPQAGGTHVYARERLGDYWGFLAGWSFVVGKTASLAAMALTLGAHVAPDAARPVAVAAVVAMATVNVLGVEKTARLSRVIVSLTLAALAFAVVAALAGDPSPTRLDATLPTGPYGVLQAGGLLFFAFAGYARLATLGEEVRDPTVTIPKAIPLALGIVVVVYAVVLSAALLAVGPQVLAASPAPLVAAVEAGPLGALAGVVRGGAAIAAAGVLLSLLAGVSRTALSMARRRELPGVLDAVHPRRRTPHRAELTAAALVCAILLVADLRGAIGFSSFAVLTYYALANASAWTLRDDERRWPRGLAAGGVALCVVLAFTLPGVAVVGGLVLLSSGSLVWVATRSRHRT
- a CDS encoding arsenate reductase ArsC — encoded protein: MADRPTVLFLCVHNAGRSQMAAGWLRTLAGDGVRVLSAGSRPADAVNPAAVEAMQEVGIDIADAQPQRWTDEALASTDVVVTMGCGDECPYVPGTRYLDWELPDPAGQGVEAVRPIRDDIERRVRGLLDELGVTPAA